The Vidua chalybeata isolate OUT-0048 chromosome 21, bVidCha1 merged haplotype, whole genome shotgun sequence genome contains a region encoding:
- the CACFD1 gene encoding calcium channel flower homolog isoform X1 codes for MWNKMLFYTREIIVGIALGTKGYQRRALFCIPGSFWATRPFHPSSCAALQCPQVLAKGIQGWSWWSLKSSFFPACAFAGLWNCVTINPLNIAAGVWMMLNAFVLFLCEAPFCCQFIEFANAVAARADRLQAWQKAAFYCGMAVFPVMLSLTLTTLLGNAIAFATGVLYGLSALGKKGDAISYARIHQQQKQMDEEKLTGSLEGQAL; via the exons ATGTGGAACAAAATGTTGTTCTACACAAGGGAAATAATTGTTGGAATAGCACTTGGAACAAAAGGATACCAGAGGAGGGCTCTTTTCTGCATTCCAGGCTCCTTTTGGGCCACCAGACCTTTCCACCCATCatcctgtgctgccctgcagtgCCCACAGGTGCTGGCCAAGGGCATACAGGGTTGGTCATGGTGGTCACTGAAATCCTCTTTCTTTCCAGCCTGTGCCTTTGCTGGTCTCTGGAACTGTGTCACCATCAACCCCCTGAACATTGCAGCCGGCGTGTGGATGAT GCTCAACGCCTTCGTCCTGTTCCTGTGCGAGGCCCCTTTCTGCTGCCAGTTCATCGAGTTCGCCAACGCCGTGGCCGCCAGGGCCGACAGGCTGCAGGCCTGGCAGAAAGCAGCTTTCTACTGCGG GATGGCCGTGTTCCCCGTCATGCTCAGCCTGACGCTCACCACGCTCTTGGGCAACGCCATCGCCTTCGCCACCGGGGTGCTCTACGGCCTGTCGGCCCTTGGAAAGAA GGGAGATGCCATTTCCTACGCCCGCAtccaccagcagcagaagcagatgGATGAAGAGAAGCTCACAGGGAGCCTGGAGGGACAGGCTCTCTGA
- the CACFD1 gene encoding calcium channel flower homolog isoform X2 → MSSQDEQFPAAAAAAPEPAAADEGMTWWYRWLCRIAGVIGGMSCAFAGLWNCVTINPLNIAAGVWMMLNAFVLFLCEAPFCCQFIEFANAVAARADRLQAWQKAAFYCGMAVFPVMLSLTLTTLLGNAIAFATGVLYGLSALGKKGDAISYARIHQQQKQMDEEKLTGSLEGQAL, encoded by the exons ATGAGCTCGCAGGATGAGcagttcccagcagcagcagcagcagcccccgaGCCAGCGGCCGCCGATGAGGGCATGACCTGGTGGTACAGGTGGCTCTGCAGGATTGCCGGGGTCATCGGGGGCATGT CCTGTGCCTTTGCTGGTCTCTGGAACTGTGTCACCATCAACCCCCTGAACATTGCAGCCGGCGTGTGGATGAT GCTCAACGCCTTCGTCCTGTTCCTGTGCGAGGCCCCTTTCTGCTGCCAGTTCATCGAGTTCGCCAACGCCGTGGCCGCCAGGGCCGACAGGCTGCAGGCCTGGCAGAAAGCAGCTTTCTACTGCGG GATGGCCGTGTTCCCCGTCATGCTCAGCCTGACGCTCACCACGCTCTTGGGCAACGCCATCGCCTTCGCCACCGGGGTGCTCTACGGCCTGTCGGCCCTTGGAAAGAA GGGAGATGCCATTTCCTACGCCCGCAtccaccagcagcagaagcagatgGATGAAGAGAAGCTCACAGGGAGCCTGGAGGGACAGGCTCTCTGA